From a region of the Streptomyces venezuelae genome:
- a CDS encoding YciI family protein: protein MPRFLTMIRIDEQDLPSDEFPPEFEQRMGALLEEITKAGVMLDTAGLLPTAEGTRLSWSGGKISYTDGPFTETKEVVGGYSLTQCKDKAEAVEWTRRFLEIHPVEWKVSAEVREIQEM from the coding sequence ATGCCGCGCTTCCTGACGATGATCCGCATCGACGAGCAGGACCTGCCCAGCGACGAGTTCCCGCCCGAGTTCGAGCAGCGCATGGGCGCGCTGCTGGAGGAGATCACCAAGGCCGGGGTCATGCTGGACACCGCCGGGCTGCTCCCCACCGCCGAAGGGACCCGTCTCAGCTGGTCCGGCGGGAAGATCAGCTACACCGACGGCCCCTTCACCGAGACCAAGGAGGTCGTCGGCGGTTACTCCCTCACCCAGTGCAAGGACAAGGCCGAGGCCGTCGAATGGACCCGGCGGTTCCTGGAGATCCACCCGGTGGAATGGAAGGTGAGCGCCGAGGTCCGGGAGATCCAGGAGATGTGA
- a CDS encoding DUF1304 domain-containing protein has product MHTVAQILIGLVAALHVYFLVLEMFLWQRPPGRALSGFDADTARLTAPLAANQGLYNGFLAAGLVWSLVIDSLATQIFFLVCVIVAGVYGAATANRRILVAQALPGALALVAALLAA; this is encoded by the coding sequence ATGCACACGGTCGCTCAGATCCTGATCGGCCTCGTGGCCGCGCTGCACGTGTACTTCCTGGTCCTGGAGATGTTCCTGTGGCAGCGGCCCCCCGGCCGCGCCCTGTCCGGCTTCGACGCGGACACCGCCCGCCTCACCGCGCCGCTCGCCGCCAACCAGGGCCTCTACAACGGATTCCTCGCCGCCGGGCTGGTCTGGTCGCTCGTGATCGACTCGCTCGCCACCCAGATCTTCTTCCTCGTCTGCGTGATCGTCGCCGGGGTCTACGGGGCCGCGACCGCCAACCGCCGGATCCTCGTGGCCCAGGCGCTGCCCGGTGCCCTCGCCCTCGTCGCGGCGCTGCTGGCCGCATGA
- a CDS encoding GntR family transcriptional regulator has protein sequence MSTSAGTARYLEIAEALRRQILSGELPVGAHLPSESDLAAHWSASRGTVRQAVATLAAEGLIGSRQGARRIVLRGERRHSFGELNSFAQWAEGLGHQAASRFLSRTRRPATAEEADRLALTAGTEILAVLRLRLLDGEPTMVERTAYADWVAAAVEALPVDCRSVMDSLAAGSGVTAHYGEHLIDALPAGSEDARLLQIRRGSPLLRQRHVSATATGRPIEWSDDRYRAGSVTFSVSNSSVATPLERRVGDQ, from the coding sequence ATGAGTACGAGCGCGGGCACGGCCAGGTACCTGGAGATCGCCGAGGCGCTGCGCCGGCAGATCCTCTCGGGCGAACTCCCGGTGGGGGCGCACCTGCCCTCGGAGAGCGACCTGGCGGCACACTGGTCCGCATCGCGCGGAACCGTCCGCCAGGCGGTCGCCACCCTCGCCGCTGAGGGACTGATCGGCTCCCGGCAAGGGGCACGGCGCATCGTCCTGCGCGGGGAGCGCCGGCACAGCTTCGGCGAGCTGAACAGCTTCGCCCAGTGGGCCGAGGGGCTGGGACACCAGGCCGCCAGCCGTTTCCTGTCCCGCACCCGCCGGCCGGCCACGGCCGAGGAGGCGGACCGGCTCGCGCTGACCGCCGGGACGGAGATCCTGGCGGTGCTGCGGCTGCGGCTGCTCGACGGGGAGCCCACCATGGTGGAGCGGACCGCCTACGCCGACTGGGTCGCGGCGGCCGTCGAGGCGCTGCCGGTGGACTGCCGCTCCGTCATGGACAGCCTGGCCGCGGGTTCGGGGGTCACCGCCCACTACGGCGAGCACCTGATCGACGCGCTTCCGGCCGGCAGCGAGGACGCGCGCCTGCTCCAGATCCGGCGCGGCAGCCCGCTGCTGCGCCAGCGGCATGTCTCCGCCACGGCCACGGGCCGCCCGATCGAGTGGTCCGACGACCGCTACCGGGCCGGCAGCGTGACGTTCAGTGTGAGCAACTCATCGGTAGCAACTCCCTTGGAGCGGCGCGTCGGAGACCAGTGA
- a CDS encoding BtrH N-terminal domain-containing protein — translation MTEQAPRPKPAGLLYEDFGTGRHRESSLVRHALGSVYEEELVAGLAGGIGFMYFVFEYAGHPPLLTIVAQAHPDPWVEAALDRLRVPYEVTHGSRPRWDRVHAALDAGRPVFCTVDRSRLPWHGGTPDEMAAADPYTVVLAGYEGDSLYVEDGAPAAYRITAREFGEAWTGHRKGRHRMLVPSGPAVGDPDVDGAVAATAARLTGPVLGNRFDVNFGFSGMEKLAAQLRDVRTRTGWERRFGSPEAFLAGTRRLYACLEEEWTAPGATRPLYADFLDRAGRPEAAALFRDSAGNWSRLAELARAAAPDADAPERRVLFDELAGLVDGSLALERRAVALL, via the coding sequence ATGACCGAGCAGGCACCCCGGCCGAAGCCCGCCGGACTCCTCTACGAGGACTTCGGCACCGGGCGGCACCGTGAGAGCTCCCTCGTCCGGCACGCACTCGGCAGCGTGTACGAGGAGGAACTGGTCGCGGGCCTCGCGGGCGGCATCGGCTTCATGTACTTCGTCTTCGAGTACGCCGGGCATCCGCCCCTGCTGACGATCGTCGCGCAGGCCCACCCCGATCCCTGGGTGGAAGCCGCCCTCGACCGGCTTCGCGTCCCCTACGAGGTCACCCACGGATCGCGGCCCCGCTGGGACCGCGTGCACGCCGCCCTGGACGCCGGCCGGCCGGTGTTCTGCACCGTCGACCGGTCCCGGCTCCCGTGGCACGGCGGTACCCCGGACGAGATGGCCGCCGCCGACCCGTACACCGTGGTCCTCGCCGGGTACGAGGGCGACAGCCTGTACGTCGAGGACGGGGCCCCGGCCGCGTACCGGATCACGGCGCGGGAGTTCGGCGAGGCCTGGACCGGCCATCGCAAGGGCCGCCACCGGATGCTCGTGCCCAGCGGCCCCGCCGTCGGCGACCCCGACGTCGACGGGGCCGTGGCCGCCACGGCCGCCCGCCTCACCGGACCCGTGCTGGGCAACAGGTTCGACGTCAACTTCGGCTTCTCGGGGATGGAGAAGCTCGCGGCCCAGCTGCGCGACGTCCGTACCCGGACCGGCTGGGAGCGGCGCTTCGGCTCCCCGGAGGCCTTCCTCGCGGGAACCCGGCGGCTGTACGCCTGCCTGGAGGAGGAGTGGACCGCCCCCGGAGCCACCCGCCCGCTGTACGCGGACTTCCTCGACCGCGCGGGACGGCCGGAGGCGGCCGCCCTGTTCCGCGACTCGGCGGGCAACTGGTCCCGGCTCGCGGAGCTGGCCCGCGCGGCCGCCCCGGACGCGGACGCCCCGGAGCGGCGCGTCCTCTTCGACGAGCTCGCCGGCCTGGTGGACGGCTCGCTCGCCCTGGAACGCCGGGCCGTTGCCCTGCTCTGA
- a CDS encoding TetR/AcrR family transcriptional regulator, which produces MSPQFPRADTSRADDARAEDPRTARTKARLRESLLAECADRPLAGVSVSAVVRRAGVGRATFYLHYEDLTALAVDACADVVHAAVDALHAWQTGPSPLPPARPPAALAAFLAEAADRAALYRTLLLPGGGGPLGRRLHRELRARARAERAAVGAPQPELVASAVAAAFTGVLADWLHEDIRADPGTLADHLWRLLLALHRAVGPAGGPEGARAR; this is translated from the coding sequence ATGAGTCCGCAGTTCCCGCGCGCGGACACCTCCCGGGCGGACGACGCCCGGGCTGAGGACCCCCGTACGGCCCGGACGAAGGCGCGGCTGCGCGAGAGCCTGCTGGCCGAGTGCGCCGACCGGCCGCTCGCCGGGGTCAGCGTTTCGGCGGTGGTGCGCCGGGCCGGAGTCGGCCGAGCCACCTTCTACCTGCACTACGAGGACCTCACCGCGCTCGCCGTGGACGCGTGCGCGGACGTGGTGCACGCGGCGGTCGACGCCCTGCACGCCTGGCAGACCGGCCCGTCGCCGCTTCCCCCGGCCCGGCCGCCCGCGGCGCTGGCCGCGTTCCTGGCGGAGGCGGCCGACCGGGCGGCGCTCTACCGGACCCTGCTGCTCCCGGGTGGCGGCGGCCCGCTCGGCAGGCGTCTGCACCGGGAACTGCGCGCCCGGGCCCGGGCGGAACGGGCGGCGGTGGGCGCCCCGCAGCCCGAGCTGGTCGCGTCGGCGGTCGCGGCCGCGTTCACCGGCGTCCTCGCGGACTGGCTGCACGAGGACATCCGGGCGGATCCGGGGACCCTGGCGGACCACCTGTGGCGGCTGCTCCTGGCCCTCCACCGCGCGGTCGGGCCCGCCGGCGGACCGGAGGGGGCCCGCGCGCGGTAG
- a CDS encoding condensation domain-containing protein, giving the protein MRQFPLEMHHMAPGRVVEWRLRSTAAEAAGTDDPVGRKASFNQDKHFTVAEESRAADDPVASWVAVTFEVTGPLDEQTLAQSLLSFVRRHEVLRCAFRRLAGEVACEPFDPAGLSLEPRQVGAFETSELLREFLVERFKRSIDTLSWPLFVMGAVEREDSATVYLAFDHIVCDGMSMPIVAREVSTCYEALCRGENAELPAAPSYLDFAEEQRRRYLSIDARDERLDYWKAFMGEAGEFFPRFPLDLGVETGRMYPIVNEASTLLDAAEAEVFEKTCLAADGKPFMGVLASVAVCLREAGGPGVYRGLMPVSERGRDTWAHSVGWFVNTLPIEFDASPGRDFAQVMASVRAGFGEMMRHLDVPFVRAWELLAPEEFAARSWPHPVNFFSYIDMRKCPGAERHDDWRPTTHVWSARANGACSWFQRDTEGLHMNSLYVDTPAARRTMGDFQEALRLTVQEISRSGGFRRPIALTAPRRPVRTPLDVAAFTRRG; this is encoded by the coding sequence ATGCGGCAGTTTCCTCTGGAGATGCACCACATGGCACCCGGCCGGGTGGTCGAGTGGCGGCTCAGGTCCACGGCGGCGGAGGCCGCCGGCACGGATGACCCGGTGGGCAGGAAGGCGTCCTTCAACCAGGACAAGCACTTCACCGTCGCCGAGGAGAGCAGGGCCGCCGACGACCCGGTGGCTTCCTGGGTCGCGGTGACCTTCGAGGTGACCGGCCCGCTGGACGAGCAGACCCTGGCGCAGTCACTGCTCTCCTTCGTGCGGCGGCACGAGGTGCTGCGGTGTGCGTTCCGCCGTCTGGCGGGCGAGGTGGCCTGTGAGCCGTTCGACCCCGCCGGACTCTCCCTCGAACCCCGGCAGGTGGGCGCGTTCGAGACCTCCGAGCTGCTGCGCGAGTTCCTGGTCGAGCGGTTCAAGCGGAGCATCGACACGCTCTCCTGGCCGCTGTTCGTCATGGGTGCGGTGGAACGCGAGGACTCCGCGACGGTCTACCTCGCCTTCGACCACATCGTCTGCGACGGCATGTCGATGCCGATCGTGGCCCGCGAGGTGTCGACCTGCTACGAGGCCCTGTGCCGCGGCGAGAACGCCGAACTGCCGGCCGCCCCCAGCTATCTCGACTTCGCCGAGGAGCAGCGCCGCCGCTATCTGTCCATCGACGCCCGCGACGAACGCCTGGACTACTGGAAGGCGTTCATGGGCGAGGCCGGGGAGTTCTTCCCCCGGTTCCCCCTCGACCTCGGTGTGGAGACGGGCCGGATGTACCCGATCGTCAACGAGGCCTCCACCCTCCTGGACGCCGCCGAGGCCGAGGTGTTCGAGAAGACGTGCCTGGCGGCCGACGGCAAGCCGTTCATGGGGGTACTCGCCTCGGTCGCGGTCTGCCTGCGCGAGGCGGGCGGCCCCGGCGTCTACCGCGGGCTCATGCCGGTCAGTGAGCGCGGCCGGGACACCTGGGCGCATTCGGTGGGCTGGTTCGTCAACACCCTGCCCATCGAGTTCGACGCCTCGCCGGGCCGGGACTTCGCCCAGGTCATGGCCTCGGTCCGGGCCGGCTTCGGCGAGATGATGCGCCATCTCGACGTACCGTTCGTGCGGGCGTGGGAGCTGCTGGCGCCCGAGGAGTTCGCCGCCCGTTCCTGGCCGCACCCGGTGAACTTCTTCTCGTACATCGACATGCGCAAGTGCCCCGGGGCCGAGCGCCACGACGACTGGCGGCCGACCACGCACGTGTGGTCGGCGCGCGCCAACGGGGCCTGTTCGTGGTTCCAGCGGGACACGGAGGGGCTGCACATGAACTCCCTCTACGTCGACACCCCGGCGGCCCGCCGGACCATGGGCGACTTCCAGGAGGCACTGCGCCTCACCGTGCAGGAGATCTCCCGGTCCGGCGGATTCCGCCGGCCCATTGCGCTGACCGCACCGCGGCGGCCCGTGCGGACCCCTCTGGACGTGGCCGCGTTCACCCGCCGCGGCTGA
- a CDS encoding LysR family transcriptional regulator — MIDVQRLRVLRAVAEHGSFNRAAGALLLTPSAVSQHIAALERAVGHPVAVRSTRGVTLTEPGRLLVEAAESISAELDQVRHAIDRLTAERPRLTVATFTSGGRHLLPTALSRFVEAHPEVELTVVESEPEGATEMVRGGAADLALAYHFDGPPPVRPDGRPGLDWVPLMEDPLWLVLPPGHRLADRPSLGLAELGSERWVLGCLRTEAYLRRYAELAGFDLRVAASTTDYFFAQTLVAAGVGVSLVPHVSLSTTGELTVVRVEPPRPARHIGLVLPRRRPHPRAQALAAALTAAAAAPPRTPTGERP, encoded by the coding sequence ATGATCGATGTGCAGCGGCTGCGCGTCCTGCGGGCGGTGGCCGAGCACGGCAGCTTCAACCGGGCGGCCGGCGCCCTCCTGCTGACCCCTTCGGCCGTCTCGCAGCACATCGCGGCGCTGGAGCGCGCGGTCGGCCACCCGGTGGCGGTGCGCAGCACCCGCGGGGTCACCCTCACCGAGCCCGGCCGGCTGCTGGTGGAGGCCGCCGAGTCGATCTCCGCCGAGCTGGACCAGGTCCGCCACGCGATCGACCGGCTCACGGCGGAGCGGCCGCGCCTGACCGTCGCCACCTTCACCAGCGGCGGCCGGCACCTGCTGCCCACGGCGCTGTCCCGGTTCGTGGAGGCGCATCCGGAGGTGGAGCTGACGGTGGTGGAGAGCGAGCCGGAGGGAGCGACGGAGATGGTGCGCGGCGGCGCGGCCGATCTCGCGCTGGCCTACCACTTCGACGGGCCGCCCCCGGTGCGCCCGGACGGACGCCCGGGGCTCGACTGGGTTCCCCTGATGGAGGACCCGCTCTGGCTGGTGCTGCCGCCCGGCCACCGGCTCGCGGACCGTCCGTCGCTGGGCCTGGCCGAACTGGGCTCCGAGCGCTGGGTGCTGGGCTGCCTCAGGACGGAGGCCTACCTGCGCCGGTACGCGGAACTCGCCGGTTTCGACCTCCGGGTGGCGGCCTCCACCACTGACTACTTCTTCGCGCAGACCCTGGTCGCGGCCGGGGTCGGGGTCTCCCTGGTCCCGCACGTATCACTGTCCACGACGGGCGAGTTGACCGTGGTGCGCGTCGAACCCCCGCGTCCCGCACGGCACATCGGGCTGGTCCTGCCCCGGCGGCGCCCGCACCCCCGTGCCCAGGCGTTGGCCGCAGCCCTCACCGCTGCTGCCGCCGCCCCGCCCCGCACACCGACCGGAGAGCGCCCTTGA
- a CDS encoding cold-shock protein → MATGIVKWFNSEKGFGFIQQDDGGPDVFVHFSAIETTGFKSLEENARVEYSVSQGPKGPQAEKVVPLR, encoded by the coding sequence ATGGCAACAGGCATCGTGAAGTGGTTCAACTCGGAGAAGGGGTTCGGCTTCATCCAGCAGGACGACGGTGGCCCCGACGTGTTCGTGCACTTCTCCGCGATCGAGACCACCGGGTTCAAGTCGCTGGAGGAGAACGCGCGCGTCGAGTACTCCGTCTCCCAGGGCCCCAAGGGCCCGCAGGCCGAGAAGGTGGTACCCCTCAGGTAG
- a CDS encoding ABC transporter substrate-binding protein yields MLSSSARRGAAVLLSAAVLTTLSACGAAPDQKSGGAGGAKNAVQPGAATSVADFGSLEALAAAAQKEGELNVIALPPDWANYGEIIKAFEAKYKIKVNSENPDASSSDEIAAVKSRKGQNRAPDVLDLGIAFARSGAAENLFAPYKVTAWDKIPAAQKDADGRWTNDYGGYVSIGCDAARIPTCPQTFADLLKPEYKGKVALNGNPTKSGSAFGGVYAAALANKGSFADIQPGIDFFGQLKKSGNFIPVESTPATVEKGETPISIDWDYLNAGYADQFKGKGVDWKVAVPTDGVYAQYYSQAINKDAPHPAAARLWLEFLYGAEGQNLWLKGYARPVLLPGMTQDGTADQAAVAKLPQVQGTPAFPASEELDKAKATLAEKWDKALS; encoded by the coding sequence GTGCTCAGTTCCTCCGCCCGTCGCGGTGCGGCCGTTCTGCTCAGCGCCGCCGTACTCACCACGCTCAGCGCCTGCGGTGCCGCCCCCGACCAGAAGTCCGGCGGCGCAGGCGGCGCCAAGAACGCCGTGCAGCCGGGCGCCGCGACCTCGGTCGCCGACTTCGGCTCCTTGGAGGCCCTCGCCGCCGCCGCGCAGAAGGAGGGCGAGCTCAACGTGATCGCGCTGCCCCCGGACTGGGCGAACTACGGCGAGATCATCAAGGCCTTCGAGGCCAAGTACAAGATCAAGGTGAACAGCGAGAACCCGGACGCCTCCAGCTCCGACGAGATCGCCGCCGTCAAGTCCCGCAAGGGCCAGAACCGCGCCCCCGACGTCCTGGACCTGGGGATCGCCTTCGCCCGCAGCGGCGCGGCCGAGAACCTCTTCGCCCCGTACAAGGTCACCGCCTGGGACAAGATCCCCGCCGCCCAGAAGGACGCCGACGGACGCTGGACCAACGACTACGGCGGCTACGTCTCCATCGGCTGCGACGCGGCCCGCATCCCCACCTGCCCGCAGACCTTCGCCGACCTCCTCAAGCCCGAGTACAAGGGCAAGGTCGCGCTCAACGGCAACCCCACCAAGTCCGGCTCGGCCTTCGGCGGTGTCTACGCGGCCGCCCTCGCCAACAAGGGCTCCTTCGCCGACATCCAGCCCGGCATCGACTTCTTCGGGCAGCTGAAGAAGAGCGGGAACTTCATCCCGGTCGAGTCCACCCCGGCGACCGTCGAGAAGGGCGAGACGCCCATCTCCATCGACTGGGACTACCTGAACGCCGGCTACGCCGACCAGTTCAAGGGCAAGGGCGTCGACTGGAAGGTCGCCGTCCCCACCGACGGCGTCTACGCCCAGTACTACTCGCAGGCCATCAACAAGGACGCCCCGCACCCGGCGGCCGCCCGCCTGTGGCTGGAGTTCCTCTACGGAGCCGAGGGCCAGAACCTCTGGCTCAAGGGATACGCCCGCCCGGTCCTGCTCCCCGGCATGACCCAGGACGGCACCGCCGACCAGGCCGCCGTCGCCAAGCTCCCGCAGGTCCAGGGCACCCCCGCCTTCCCCGCCTCCGAGGAGCTCGACAAGGCCAAGGCCACCCTCGCCGAGAAGTGGGACAAGGCCCTCTCCTGA
- a CDS encoding reductase, with product MKRILVIGGSRYFGKTLVTRAVEAGDEVTVLNRGSGAPPSGAGRLVADRDDEEALRAALGGRDFDVVVDQVCYTPLQAAVARRVFTGRTGRYVMTSTMEVYDPATLPAGPEDRVPAPAPALAPAPVTEASLDPARLPLPGAAGGTPGPWPAYVYAEGKRQAEAVFLRDPAFPCVSVRAAHVLGGGPAEFTGRLAHYVERIGAGTPVDVHEAPYATSFIHHHEMAGFLYWAAEQTFTGPVNAASHGAPDVIALCEAVAAHVGRDPRYRVVGEGAAASPFSFDRAYAMDNGRASALGFGFGRVADWLPGAIAETARAAG from the coding sequence ATGAAGCGGATTCTTGTCATCGGCGGCAGCCGGTACTTCGGAAAGACCCTGGTCACACGGGCGGTCGAGGCGGGCGACGAGGTGACCGTGCTCAACCGGGGCTCCGGTGCGCCCCCGTCCGGCGCGGGCCGTCTGGTCGCCGACCGCGACGACGAGGAAGCCCTGCGGGCGGCGCTGGGCGGGCGCGACTTCGACGTGGTCGTGGACCAGGTCTGCTACACGCCGCTCCAGGCCGCCGTCGCCCGGCGGGTCTTCACCGGGCGGACCGGGCGCTACGTCATGACCTCGACGATGGAGGTCTACGACCCGGCCACGCTCCCGGCCGGTCCCGAGGACCGCGTTCCCGCCCCCGCACCCGCCCTCGCCCCCGCACCCGTCACCGAGGCGTCGCTCGACCCCGCGCGGCTGCCGCTCCCGGGGGCGGCGGGCGGTACGCCCGGGCCCTGGCCCGCGTACGTCTACGCCGAGGGCAAGCGGCAGGCCGAGGCCGTCTTCCTGCGGGACCCGGCCTTCCCCTGCGTCAGCGTGCGCGCCGCGCACGTGCTCGGCGGCGGCCCGGCGGAGTTCACCGGCCGGCTCGCGCACTACGTGGAGCGGATCGGCGCCGGGACCCCCGTCGACGTCCACGAAGCCCCGTACGCCACCTCGTTCATCCATCACCACGAGATGGCCGGATTCCTGTACTGGGCGGCGGAACAGACCTTCACCGGGCCCGTCAACGCGGCCTCGCACGGCGCACCCGACGTGATCGCGCTCTGCGAGGCGGTCGCGGCGCACGTCGGACGCGACCCGCGGTACCGGGTGGTGGGGGAGGGCGCCGCGGCCTCGCCCTTCTCCTTCGACCGGGCCTACGCCATGGACAACGGCCGGGCCTCGGCGCTGGGCTTCGGCTTCGGCCGGGTCGCCGACTGGCTGCCCGGGGCGATCGCGGAGACGGCGCGCGCGGCCGGCTGA
- a CDS encoding thioredoxin family protein has product MARRVHQPLEDQEFDFILSMTTGPVLAYFCGSWPKAVEACRAMDAVVGELVEEYGTRFTAVRTDMTRCPGPTRRYGVTGAPTAVLVKDGEAVASQAGPMTREEFRTFLDAHL; this is encoded by the coding sequence ATGGCACGTCGGGTGCACCAACCACTGGAGGACCAGGAGTTCGACTTCATCCTCTCGATGACGACCGGGCCCGTTCTCGCGTACTTCTGCGGCAGCTGGCCCAAGGCCGTCGAGGCGTGCCGCGCGATGGACGCCGTCGTCGGGGAGCTGGTCGAGGAGTACGGGACGCGGTTCACGGCCGTCCGCACCGACATGACCCGCTGCCCCGGCCCGACGAGGCGTTACGGGGTGACGGGTGCCCCCACCGCCGTACTCGTCAAGGACGGCGAGGCGGTGGCGAGTCAGGCGGGGCCGATGACACGCGAGGAGTTCCGGACCTTCCTCGACGCCCACCTCTGA
- a CDS encoding TetR/AcrR family transcriptional regulator: protein MPREPRGSNASSTPPDLATVADLLWRVDAERTAEGRARLTPRRIVDAAVAVVDAEGLDALSMQRVATELGCTAMALYRHVPGREHLLAAMTDAAGGRPPAAAGAGWRAEVETWVDALWSTYHAHPWMVRVPTISAPVGPNQLAWFEALLSPLARSGAARDELIPLATFISGAVRDLARVASELDPAGAASYGRVLAERLDPGNFPTLCALAGEAGLDEEEDGAVDPIVACGIARLLDGIEKSPPAREKEGNR from the coding sequence ATGCCTCGTGAGCCCCGCGGGTCGAACGCGTCCAGCACACCGCCCGACCTCGCCACCGTCGCCGACCTGCTGTGGCGGGTCGACGCCGAGCGGACGGCCGAGGGACGCGCGCGCCTCACCCCCCGCCGGATCGTCGACGCGGCCGTCGCCGTCGTGGACGCCGAAGGGCTGGACGCCCTGTCGATGCAGCGCGTCGCCACCGAGCTGGGCTGCACCGCGATGGCCCTCTACCGGCACGTGCCCGGCCGCGAACACCTGCTCGCGGCCATGACCGACGCCGCCGGCGGCCGCCCGCCCGCGGCCGCCGGAGCGGGCTGGCGTGCCGAGGTGGAGACCTGGGTCGACGCACTCTGGTCGACGTACCACGCACATCCGTGGATGGTGCGGGTCCCCACGATCAGCGCCCCGGTCGGACCGAACCAGCTCGCCTGGTTCGAGGCACTGCTGAGTCCGCTCGCCCGCTCCGGCGCCGCCCGCGACGAGCTGATCCCGCTCGCCACCTTCATCTCGGGCGCCGTACGCGACCTGGCCAGGGTCGCCTCCGAACTCGACCCGGCCGGCGCCGCCTCGTACGGACGCGTCCTCGCCGAGCGCCTCGACCCCGGGAACTTCCCCACGTTGTGCGCGCTCGCGGGCGAAGCGGGCCTCGACGAGGAGGAGGACGGCGCCGTCGACCCGATCGTGGCCTGCGGCATCGCGCGACTGCTCGACGGAATCGAGAAGTCTCCACCCGCACGAGAGAAAGAGGGAAACCGATGA
- a CDS encoding RNA polymerase sigma factor produces MSAAQAVEAVFRIESARIIARVARVVRDIGIAEEIAQDALVAALEQWPQEGVPDRPGAWLMTTAKHRAVDLVRRKETYARKLAEVGRSLEDVPPPAEPADPEDIDDDLLRLIFTSCHPVLPTEARIALTLRLMGGLTTQEIARAFLTSEATVAQRIVRAKRTLAKAGVPFEVPYGADRDARLSSVLEVIYLVFNEGYAATAGEDLVRPALCEDALRLARVLAALMPEEPEAHGLAALLEFQASRIATRTGPDGEPVLLADQNRARWNRLLIHRGARALGRAGNGPYSVQAAIAGCHAAAVRYEDTDWPRIAALYGRLVQLIPSPVVELNRAVAVSMAEGPEAALPLVDALDREPALRAYHLLPSVRGDLLERLGRTEEARAEFERAASLTRNARERTLLRSRAARL; encoded by the coding sequence GTGAGTGCGGCCCAGGCGGTCGAAGCGGTGTTCAGGATCGAGTCCGCGCGGATCATCGCCCGTGTCGCCCGCGTGGTGCGGGACATCGGCATCGCCGAGGAGATCGCCCAGGACGCCCTCGTCGCGGCGCTGGAGCAGTGGCCGCAGGAGGGGGTCCCGGACCGGCCCGGAGCCTGGCTCATGACCACCGCCAAGCACCGCGCGGTCGACCTCGTCCGCCGCAAGGAGACCTACGCCCGCAAGCTCGCGGAGGTCGGCCGGAGCCTGGAGGACGTGCCACCGCCCGCCGAGCCGGCCGACCCCGAGGACATCGACGACGACCTGCTGCGCCTGATCTTCACCTCCTGCCACCCCGTCCTGCCCACCGAGGCCCGGATCGCGCTCACCCTGCGTCTGATGGGAGGGCTGACCACCCAGGAGATCGCCCGCGCGTTCCTCACCTCCGAGGCCACCGTCGCCCAGCGCATCGTCCGGGCGAAGCGGACCCTGGCCAAGGCGGGGGTGCCGTTCGAGGTCCCGTACGGTGCCGACCGCGACGCACGGCTCTCCTCGGTCCTGGAGGTCATCTACCTCGTCTTCAACGAGGGGTACGCGGCCACCGCCGGGGAGGACCTGGTCCGCCCCGCCCTGTGCGAGGACGCCCTGCGCCTGGCCCGCGTACTGGCCGCCCTGATGCCCGAGGAGCCCGAGGCGCACGGCCTGGCCGCCCTGCTGGAGTTCCAGGCCTCCCGCATCGCCACCCGCACCGGCCCCGACGGGGAACCGGTGCTGCTCGCCGACCAGAACCGGGCCCGGTGGAACCGACTGCTCATCCACCGGGGCGCCCGGGCGCTGGGCCGGGCGGGGAACGGCCCCTACTCCGTCCAGGCCGCGATCGCCGGCTGCCACGCGGCGGCGGTCCGCTACGAGGACACGGACTGGCCGAGGATCGCCGCTCTGTACGGGCGGCTCGTCCAGCTGATCCCGTCCCCGGTGGTGGAGCTCAACCGGGCGGTGGCCGTCTCCATGGCCGAGGGGCCGGAGGCGGCCCTGCCGCTGGTCGACGCCCTGGACCGGGAACCGGCCCTGCGCGCCTACCACTTGCTGCCGAGCGTACGCGGGGACCTGCTGGAGCGGCTCGGCCGGACCGAGGAGGCCCGCGCGGAGTTCGAGCGGGCGGCCTCCCTCACGCGCAACGCACGGGAACGCACCCTGCTGCGGTCCCGCGCGGCCCGCCTCTGA